The Actinocatenispora sera genome has a window encoding:
- a CDS encoding amidase: MTEPSRANPSGADPAGPTPAGLAAEDVLARTASELVAGYSTGELSPVAVTTATLRRIEKRDPELNAYCLVDADGALDQAELAEQRWGQGNPIGLLDGVPVAVKDLLLLAGAPTRRGSRTIEPDQPWPDDSPATARLREHGAVLVGKTTTPEFGWKGVTDSPLTGVTRNPWAPDRTPGGSSGGSAAAAAAGLCALAIGTDGGGSIRIPAAFCGIVGFKPTYGRVPAWPASPFGLLSHVGPMARSVDDVALALDVLSLRDSRDPAALAPPVGSYREAVRRPVRGLVAAYSATLGHAEVDTEVTDLVEQAVDALSVEVGLRVELADPGFDDPLEVFETLWSAGAAHAVAAVPPERREQLDPGLRRLGEAGGRLSLEAYQTALDARNVLGVTLGVFHESYDVLLTPTVPVPAFEAGHDVPPGGEWTRWPQWTPFSYPFNLTGQPAATVPVGLTADGRPVGLQVVGPRHSDDLVLAVCRALEAVRPWPLTAPDAG, from the coding sequence ATGACCGAACCGTCCCGTGCCAACCCGTCCGGCGCCGACCCGGCCGGGCCCACCCCGGCCGGACTGGCCGCCGAGGACGTGCTCGCCCGTACGGCGTCCGAGCTGGTCGCCGGGTACTCCACCGGTGAGCTGTCGCCGGTGGCGGTGACCACCGCGACGCTGCGCCGGATCGAGAAGCGCGACCCCGAACTCAACGCGTACTGCCTGGTCGACGCGGACGGCGCGCTGGACCAGGCCGAACTGGCCGAGCAGCGGTGGGGGCAGGGCAATCCGATCGGGCTGCTGGACGGCGTACCCGTGGCGGTGAAGGATCTGTTGCTGCTCGCCGGCGCGCCGACCCGCCGCGGCTCGCGCACGATCGAGCCGGACCAGCCGTGGCCGGACGACTCGCCGGCCACCGCACGGCTGCGCGAACACGGCGCGGTGCTCGTCGGCAAGACCACCACGCCGGAGTTCGGCTGGAAGGGGGTGACCGACAGCCCGCTGACCGGGGTGACCCGCAACCCGTGGGCGCCGGACCGGACCCCGGGCGGCTCCAGCGGCGGAAGTGCCGCGGCGGCGGCGGCCGGCCTGTGCGCGCTCGCGATCGGTACCGACGGCGGCGGCTCGATCCGGATCCCCGCCGCGTTCTGCGGGATCGTCGGGTTCAAGCCGACGTACGGGCGGGTGCCGGCCTGGCCGGCGAGCCCGTTCGGGCTGCTGTCGCACGTCGGGCCGATGGCCCGGTCGGTCGACGACGTGGCGCTCGCGCTGGACGTGCTGTCGCTGCGCGACTCGCGCGACCCGGCCGCGCTCGCCCCGCCGGTCGGCTCGTACCGGGAGGCGGTGCGCCGGCCGGTGCGCGGGCTGGTCGCCGCGTACAGCGCCACGCTCGGGCATGCGGAGGTGGACACCGAGGTCACCGACCTGGTCGAGCAGGCGGTGGACGCGCTGTCGGTCGAGGTGGGGCTGCGGGTGGAGCTCGCCGACCCCGGCTTCGACGACCCACTCGAGGTGTTCGAGACGCTCTGGTCGGCCGGGGCCGCGCACGCCGTCGCGGCCGTTCCCCCCGAGCGCCGCGAGCAGCTCGACCCGGGTCTGCGCCGGCTCGGCGAGGCCGGCGGCCGGCTGTCGTTGGAGGCCTACCAGACCGCGCTCGACGCCCGCAACGTGCTCGGCGTGACGCTCGGCGTGTTCCACGAGAGCTACGACGTGCTGCTCACCCCGACGGTGCCGGTTCCGGCGTTCGAGGCCGGGCACGACGTGCCGCCCGGTGGCGAGTGGACCCGATGGCCGCAGTGGACACCGTTCAGCTATCCGTTCAACCTCACCGGCCAGCCGGCCGCGACCGTTCCGGTCGGGCTGACCGCCGACGGCCGGCCGGTGGGGCTGCAGGTGGTCGGGCCGCGGCACTCCGACGACCTGGTACTGGCGGTGTGCCGCGCGCTGGAGGCGGTCCGCCCGTGGCCGCTGACGGCACCCGACGCCGGCTGA
- a CDS encoding DUF3830 family protein, which yields MMARFVEISLAKRGAVCVARLLDAEAPATCAAVWDALPVDGPAYHAKYARNEIYALLPALATSPPMEHPTVTPLPGDVCFFAFEGTEIGSPAYGYDAGSAAHGGPQVIDLALFYGRNNLLINGDRGFVPGSVFATVEQGLPAMAEAAQDMWLRGVEGERLQFRRLDDR from the coding sequence ATGATGGCGCGGTTCGTGGAGATCAGCCTGGCCAAGCGGGGCGCGGTGTGCGTGGCCCGGTTGCTGGACGCCGAGGCGCCGGCGACCTGCGCCGCGGTGTGGGACGCGCTGCCGGTGGACGGCCCGGCGTACCACGCCAAGTACGCCCGGAACGAGATCTACGCACTGCTGCCGGCGCTCGCGACCAGCCCGCCGATGGAGCATCCGACGGTGACGCCACTGCCCGGTGACGTGTGCTTCTTCGCCTTCGAGGGCACCGAGATCGGCTCCCCGGCGTACGGCTACGACGCCGGCAGCGCGGCACACGGCGGCCCGCAGGTGATCGACCTGGCGCTGTTCTACGGTCGCAACAACCTGCTGATCAACGGCGACCGCGGGTTCGTGCCGGGATCGGTGTTCGCCACCGTCGAGCAGGGCCTGCCGGCGATGGCCGAGGCCGCGCAGGACATGTGGCTGCGCGGCGTCGAGGGAGAACGCCTCCAGTTCCGCCGCCTGGACGACCGGTAG
- a CDS encoding aspartate aminotransferase family protein, translated as MAHLSPLLKQATPVLVDRAEGVRVFDPDGRGFLDFTAGIGVTSTGHCHPRVVAAVREQAGRLIHGQYTTVMHRPLLELTERLGTVLPAGLDALFYANSGSEAVEAALRLARQATGRPNIVVFDGSFHGRTIGAASLTRSGTRFSAGFAPLMAGVHTAPFPYAYHYGWDEDTATDFALRELDYLFATGTAPNDTAAIFVEPVLGEGGYVPANERFLAGVRERADRYGIVLVLDEVQTGFGRTGRYWGHEHFGIRPDVQVIAKGLASGFPLSGIAASEELMTKAWPGSQGGTYGGNAVACAAALATLSVIEDEKLVDNAAEQGRRLIDGARKVAAAHPVIGDVRGLGLMVGSEFTTADGEPDTATAQRAQQAAAARGLLLLTCGAYSNVVRMIPPLVVTADEIDEALELWSAAVTDATS; from the coding sequence ATGGCGCACCTGTCACCGCTGCTCAAGCAGGCCACCCCGGTGCTCGTCGACCGGGCCGAGGGCGTCCGGGTGTTCGACCCGGACGGCCGCGGCTTCCTCGACTTCACCGCGGGCATCGGCGTCACCAGCACCGGCCACTGTCACCCGCGCGTGGTGGCGGCGGTGCGCGAGCAGGCCGGCCGGCTCATCCACGGGCAGTACACGACCGTCATGCACCGGCCGCTGCTGGAGCTCACCGAGCGGCTCGGCACCGTGCTGCCGGCCGGGCTGGACGCGCTGTTCTACGCCAACTCCGGCTCCGAGGCGGTGGAGGCCGCGCTGCGGCTGGCCCGGCAGGCCACCGGGCGGCCCAACATCGTGGTGTTCGACGGTTCGTTCCACGGCCGCACCATCGGTGCGGCGTCGCTGACCCGCTCCGGGACCCGGTTCTCCGCCGGGTTCGCGCCGCTGATGGCCGGCGTGCACACCGCCCCGTTCCCGTACGCGTACCACTACGGGTGGGACGAGGACACGGCCACCGACTTCGCCCTGCGCGAGCTGGACTACCTGTTCGCCACCGGTACGGCACCCAACGACACCGCGGCGATCTTCGTCGAGCCGGTGCTCGGCGAGGGCGGGTACGTGCCGGCGAACGAGCGGTTCCTCGCGGGCGTGCGCGAACGCGCCGACCGGTACGGGATCGTGCTGGTGCTCGACGAGGTGCAGACCGGGTTCGGCCGCACCGGGCGGTACTGGGGGCACGAGCACTTCGGGATCCGGCCCGACGTGCAGGTCATCGCGAAGGGGCTGGCGAGCGGGTTCCCGCTGTCGGGCATCGCCGCGTCGGAAGAGCTGATGACGAAGGCCTGGCCTGGCTCGCAGGGTGGCACCTACGGGGGCAACGCGGTGGCCTGCGCCGCCGCGCTCGCCACCCTGTCGGTGATCGAGGACGAGAAGCTCGTCGACAACGCCGCCGAGCAGGGCCGCCGGCTGATCGACGGCGCCCGCAAGGTGGCGGCCGCGCATCCGGTGATCGGCGACGTGCGCGGGTTGGGGCTGATGGTCGGCAGCGAGTTCACCACCGCCGACGGTGAACCGGACACCGCCACCGCCCAGCGCGCCCAGCAGGCCGCGGCGGCGCGCGGCCTGCTGCTGCTGACCTGCGGCGCCTACTCCAACGTGGTCCGGATGATCCCGCCGCTGGTGGTCACCGCCGACGAGATCGACGAGGCGCTGGAGCTGTGGTCCGCGGCCGTCACGGACGCGACCAGCTGA
- a CDS encoding NAD-dependent succinate-semialdehyde dehydrogenase gives MTGSTITPQTTAHALTEREREVLAAVPGELFIAGRWLPAAGGARFPVLDPATGDVLCEVADAGRDDALDALTAAHEAQAAWQATPPRERSEILRRAYQLLVDRSNELALLMTMEMGKPLAEAAGEIAYAAEFFRWFAEEAVRIDGGYATAPDGASRFLVLHQPVGPCVLVTPWNFPMAMGTRKIGPAIAAGCTMVLKPAEQTPLCALALADILAQAGLPDGVLNVVTTSRPGEVVEPMLRDGRARKLSFTGSTQVGRLLLAQAADKVLRTSMELGGNAPFLVFDDADLDAAVEGAMAAKMRNIGEACTAANRFLVQRGVADEFARRLAERMAALKMGRGTEPGVVVGPLIDAAGRDKVTELVADAVAGGATVLTGGTALDGPGTFYPATVLTGVPAGARIGREEIFGPVAAISAFDTEDEAITAANDTEYGLVSYVYTRDLARSLRLAERLDAGMIGLNKGVVSNPAAPFGGVKQSGLGREGGRVGIDEFLETKYVAIPAP, from the coding sequence ATGACAGGCAGCACCATCACCCCGCAGACGACCGCGCACGCCCTCACCGAGCGCGAACGGGAGGTGCTTGCCGCGGTGCCCGGCGAGCTGTTCATCGCCGGGCGCTGGCTGCCCGCCGCCGGCGGCGCCCGCTTCCCGGTACTGGATCCGGCCACCGGCGACGTGCTCTGCGAGGTCGCCGACGCCGGCCGGGACGACGCGCTGGACGCGCTCACCGCCGCCCACGAGGCGCAGGCCGCCTGGCAGGCCACCCCGCCGCGAGAGCGCAGCGAGATCCTGCGCCGGGCGTACCAGCTGCTGGTCGACCGGAGCAACGAGCTGGCGCTGCTGATGACGATGGAGATGGGCAAGCCACTCGCCGAGGCAGCCGGCGAGATCGCCTACGCGGCCGAGTTCTTCCGTTGGTTCGCCGAGGAGGCGGTCCGCATCGACGGTGGGTACGCGACCGCGCCGGACGGGGCCAGCCGGTTCCTGGTGCTGCACCAGCCGGTCGGCCCGTGCGTGCTCGTCACCCCGTGGAACTTCCCGATGGCCATGGGCACCCGCAAGATCGGCCCGGCGATCGCCGCCGGCTGCACCATGGTGCTCAAGCCGGCCGAGCAGACCCCGCTGTGCGCGCTGGCACTCGCCGACATCCTGGCGCAGGCCGGGCTACCGGACGGGGTGCTCAACGTGGTGACCACCAGCCGCCCGGGCGAGGTGGTCGAGCCGATGCTGCGCGACGGCCGGGCCCGCAAGCTGTCGTTCACCGGCTCCACCCAGGTCGGCCGGCTGCTGCTGGCGCAGGCCGCGGACAAGGTGCTGCGCACCTCGATGGAGCTCGGCGGCAACGCACCGTTCCTGGTGTTCGACGACGCCGACCTGGACGCCGCGGTCGAGGGGGCGATGGCGGCCAAGATGCGCAACATCGGCGAGGCGTGCACCGCGGCGAACCGGTTCCTGGTGCAGCGCGGGGTGGCCGACGAGTTCGCCCGCCGGCTCGCCGAGCGGATGGCCGCGCTGAAGATGGGCCGCGGCACCGAACCGGGGGTGGTGGTCGGCCCGCTGATCGACGCCGCCGGCCGGGACAAGGTCACCGAGCTGGTCGCGGACGCCGTCGCCGGCGGCGCGACCGTGCTGACCGGCGGTACCGCGCTCGACGGGCCGGGCACGTTCTACCCGGCGACCGTGCTGACCGGGGTGCCGGCCGGCGCGCGGATCGGGCGCGAGGAGATCTTCGGCCCGGTGGCCGCGATCTCGGCGTTCGACACCGAGGACGAGGCGATCACCGCCGCCAACGACACCGAGTACGGCCTGGTGTCGTACGTGTACACCCGCGACCTGGCCCGGTCGCTGCGGCTCGCCGAGCGGCTGGACGCCGGCATGATCGGGCTGAACAAGGGCGTGGTGTCCAACCCGGCCGCGCCGTTCGGCGGGGTGAAGCAGTCCGGCCTCGGCCGGGAGGGCGGCCGGGTTGGTATCGACGAGTTCCTGGAGACCAAGTACGTGGCGATCCCGGCGCCCTGA
- a CDS encoding exonuclease SbcCD subunit D, translating into MKILHTSDWHVGKVLKGRPRIDEHIRVLAELVRIAEAERPDLVIVAGDLYETAAPSPEATRVVVRALTALRRTGAQVVAVAGNHDNGAALDALRGWADAAGIALRGTIRSADDPVVTGTTAGGEDFTLVALPFVSQRYAVRASEMFQLTGAEANQTYADHLSRLLDALTGSFRADSVNLITGHLTVVGATAGGGEREAHTIQAYAVPATLFPSSAHYVALGHLHRQQAVPGPCPVHYSGSPLAIDFGEQDNSPGVLIVQASPGTPATVRPVPITSARRLRTVTGTLDELAALSVDDDTWLRVYVREKPRAGLRERVQELLPGALEVRIDPELLAQVGGTAQRVGRAGQSPRRLFADYLTEVGHDDAAVRELFDRLHEEVG; encoded by the coding sequence GTGAAGATCCTGCACACCTCCGACTGGCACGTCGGAAAGGTGCTCAAGGGACGTCCACGCATCGACGAGCACATCCGGGTGCTCGCCGAGCTGGTGCGCATCGCCGAGGCGGAGCGACCCGACCTGGTGATCGTCGCCGGTGACCTGTACGAGACGGCGGCGCCGAGCCCGGAGGCGACCCGGGTGGTGGTGCGCGCGCTGACCGCGCTGCGGCGCACCGGCGCGCAGGTGGTGGCGGTCGCCGGCAACCACGACAACGGCGCGGCGCTCGACGCGCTGCGCGGCTGGGCGGACGCGGCCGGCATCGCGCTGCGCGGCACGATCCGCTCGGCCGACGACCCGGTGGTGACCGGCACGACGGCCGGCGGCGAGGACTTCACGCTGGTGGCGCTGCCGTTCGTCTCGCAGCGCTACGCGGTGCGGGCGAGTGAGATGTTCCAGCTCACCGGCGCGGAGGCGAACCAGACCTACGCCGACCACCTGAGCCGGCTGCTGGACGCGCTGACCGGCTCGTTCCGGGCCGACTCGGTCAACCTGATCACCGGGCACCTGACCGTGGTGGGCGCGACCGCCGGTGGCGGCGAGCGCGAGGCGCACACCATCCAGGCGTACGCGGTGCCCGCCACCCTGTTCCCCAGCTCGGCGCACTACGTGGCGCTCGGCCACCTGCACCGACAGCAGGCGGTGCCCGGTCCGTGCCCGGTGCACTACTCGGGCAGCCCGCTCGCGATCGACTTCGGCGAGCAGGACAACTCCCCCGGGGTGCTGATCGTGCAGGCGTCCCCGGGCACGCCGGCCACCGTGCGCCCGGTGCCGATCACCTCGGCCCGCCGGCTGCGCACGGTCACCGGCACGCTGGACGAGCTGGCCGCGCTGAGCGTCGACGACGACACCTGGCTGCGGGTGTACGTGCGGGAGAAGCCGCGGGCCGGGCTGCGCGAGCGGGTGCAGGAGCTGCTGCCCGGCGCGCTGGAGGTGCGCATCGACCCGGAGCTGCTGGCGCAGGTGGGCGGCACCGCCCAGCGGGTCGGCCGGGCCGGGCAGAGCCCGCGCCGGCTGTTCGCCGACTACCTGACCGAGGTCGGCCACGACGACGCCGCGGTGCGCGAGCTGTTCGACCGGCTGCACGAGGAGGTGGGCTGA
- a CDS encoding AAA family ATPase, which translates to MRPVRLDVAGFTVFRDETTIDFTGAEFFVLLGPTGSGKSTVLDAICFALYGTVPRWDHLRSVENALSPSASEARVRLVFESAGVRYVATRVLRRSARGKVNTVRAGLERLPAGLDLSTLDDTGRDELGEVLAGTPSEMVEAVAATVGMPYEQFTTCVVLPQGEFAEFLHAKPAKRQEILVNLLGLRVYQRVAERARLAAKEADSDVRAAEALLADLSDATEQAVTEAAERVAQLRELDAQVAARVPELTDAERQAADAREALAELDAEGRLLAGVTAPAGVAELASGAERAAAAVGTALAAVTDAETAEEQAARRLEEAGDAAALRVLLDRHREHDRLAAELTEVGRQIEMLTADRDAAAGRLAAAETALAAAEAAVAAAQTAQTAAALRPELHVGEPCPVCAQPVDTLPPPIDAPALSAARNTASKARAARDTADRAARDRSGACTAATHHRSQLAGRVEVLAAELAGQPTPDELTARLAGLDELRAAHAAARTAVAQARRELQRARSAADDADRRLRTGWRTYDEARDAVSRFGPPAADRDDLAGAWSALVVWCAAAADERRAARADRLAAAKRAAAAADAVRGKVGALLAECGVAGPGEQGADAAAYQLVTALAVQQAEAEHRRAAERGEQSAALRARRAEHVRSAEVARALAGHLAADRFQRWLLTEAMDLLVDGASTILRELSAGQYSLAYDGGEFFVVDHHDAELRRAVRTLSGGETFQASLALALALSEQLAGLSTTATSLESIMLDEGFGTLDPGTLDTVAATLENLAAHGDRMVGLVTHVAELAERIPVRFVVRKDARGAHVTREST; encoded by the coding sequence ATGCGCCCGGTCCGGCTGGACGTGGCCGGCTTCACGGTGTTCCGGGACGAGACCACGATCGACTTCACCGGCGCTGAGTTCTTCGTGCTGCTCGGCCCGACCGGTTCGGGCAAGTCGACGGTCCTGGATGCGATCTGCTTCGCGCTGTACGGCACCGTCCCGCGCTGGGACCACCTGCGTTCGGTGGAGAACGCGCTGTCCCCGTCGGCGTCCGAGGCCCGGGTGCGGCTGGTGTTCGAGTCCGCCGGCGTGCGCTACGTGGCGACCCGGGTGTTGCGACGCAGCGCCCGCGGCAAGGTGAACACCGTCCGGGCCGGGCTGGAGCGGCTGCCCGCCGGCCTCGATCTGTCCACCTTGGACGACACCGGGCGAGACGAGCTCGGCGAGGTGCTCGCCGGCACGCCGTCGGAGATGGTCGAGGCGGTCGCCGCCACGGTCGGCATGCCGTACGAGCAGTTCACCACCTGCGTGGTGCTGCCGCAGGGCGAGTTCGCCGAGTTCCTGCACGCCAAGCCGGCGAAGCGGCAGGAGATCCTGGTCAACCTGCTGGGGCTGCGGGTCTACCAGCGGGTCGCGGAGCGGGCCCGGCTCGCCGCCAAGGAGGCCGACAGCGACGTCCGGGCGGCCGAGGCGCTGCTCGCCGACCTGTCCGACGCGACCGAGCAGGCGGTCACCGAGGCGGCCGAGCGGGTGGCGCAGCTGCGGGAGCTGGACGCCCAGGTTGCCGCGCGGGTGCCGGAGCTGACCGATGCCGAGCGCCAGGCCGCCGACGCCCGCGAGGCGCTGGCGGAGCTGGACGCCGAGGGCCGGCTGCTCGCCGGGGTCACCGCACCGGCCGGCGTCGCCGAACTTGCAAGCGGTGCGGAGCGCGCCGCGGCCGCGGTCGGCACGGCGCTCGCCGCGGTCACCGACGCCGAGACCGCCGAGGAGCAGGCGGCACGCCGGCTGGAGGAGGCCGGCGACGCGGCAGCCCTGCGTGTCCTGCTCGACCGGCACCGCGAGCACGACCGGCTCGCCGCCGAGCTGACCGAGGTCGGCCGCCAGATCGAGATGCTGACGGCCGACCGGGACGCCGCCGCCGGGCGGCTGGCCGCCGCGGAGACCGCGCTCGCCGCCGCGGAGGCCGCCGTTGCCGCCGCCCAGACCGCGCAGACCGCGGCGGCGCTGCGGCCCGAGCTGCACGTCGGCGAGCCGTGCCCGGTGTGCGCGCAGCCGGTCGACACCCTGCCGCCGCCGATCGACGCGCCCGCGTTGTCAGCGGCCCGCAACACCGCGAGCAAGGCCCGGGCCGCGCGGGACACCGCGGACCGGGCGGCGCGGGACCGCTCCGGTGCCTGTACCGCCGCGACCCACCACCGCAGCCAGCTCGCCGGCCGGGTCGAGGTGCTCGCCGCCGAGCTGGCCGGCCAACCCACGCCGGACGAACTCACCGCCCGGCTGGCGGGGCTGGACGAGCTGCGTGCCGCACACGCCGCCGCCCGGACGGCGGTCGCGCAGGCCCGCCGCGAGCTGCAGCGGGCCCGGTCGGCGGCCGACGACGCCGACCGGCGGCTACGCACCGGCTGGCGGACCTACGACGAGGCACGGGACGCGGTGTCCCGGTTCGGCCCACCGGCCGCCGACCGGGACGACCTGGCCGGCGCATGGTCGGCGCTGGTCGTCTGGTGCGCCGCGGCCGCCGACGAGCGGCGCGCGGCCCGGGCCGACCGGCTCGCCGCCGCCAAGCGGGCCGCGGCGGCCGCCGACGCGGTTCGCGGCAAGGTCGGCGCGCTGCTGGCCGAGTGCGGGGTCGCCGGCCCGGGCGAGCAGGGCGCCGACGCGGCGGCGTACCAGCTGGTGACGGCGCTGGCGGTGCAGCAGGCCGAGGCCGAGCACCGGCGCGCGGCCGAGCGCGGCGAGCAGTCGGCGGCGCTGCGGGCCCGGCGGGCCGAGCACGTCCGGTCCGCCGAGGTGGCACGGGCGCTGGCCGGACACCTCGCCGCGGACCGGTTCCAGCGCTGGCTGCTGACCGAGGCGATGGACCTGCTCGTCGACGGCGCCTCGACGATCCTGCGCGAGCTGTCCGCCGGGCAGTACTCGCTGGCCTACGACGGCGGGGAGTTCTTCGTCGTCGACCACCACGACGCGGAGCTGCGCCGGGCGGTGCGCACGCTGTCCGGCGGGGAGACGTTCCAGGCGTCGCTGGCGCTCGCGCTGGCGCTGTCCGAGCAGCTCGCCGGGCTGTCCACCACCGCGACCAGTCTGGAGTCGATCATGCTGGACGAGGGGTTCGGCACCCTCGACCCGGGCACCCTGGACACCGTCGCCGCGACGCTGGAGAATCTCGCCGCGCACGGCGACCGGATGGTCGGCCTGGTCACTCACGTGGCCGAGCTGGCCGAGCGGATCCCGGTGCGGTTCGTGGTGCGCAAGGACGCCCGCGGCGCGCACGTCACCCGGGAGAGCACATGA
- a CDS encoding DNA-3-methyladenine glycosylase → MTAADRVLAAPARYDFGRTVAVLRTGRHDPTTRLARGELWKASRTPDGPGTVHLSYRQPAVTATGYGPGAGWLLERADALAGLRDDPAGFLPLARQHPVVAVLADGMPGLRLARTERVFDELVRVVLAQKVTTIEATRSYAALVRRFGEPAPGPVPLLLPPAAETIAAAPYWMFHPLGIEQRRADTLRRLAAVADRLECTVHEPPDQARRLLMTRPGVGPWTAAEVAAVAYGDPDAVSVGDYHVPHQVAYALAGEQRGTDQRMLELLAPFGGHRARVIRLVVHAGVQEPRRAPRAALRSFARF, encoded by the coding sequence GTGACCGCGGCCGACCGCGTCCTCGCCGCACCCGCCCGGTACGACTTCGGCCGCACCGTCGCCGTGCTGCGCACCGGCCGGCACGATCCCACCACGCGGCTGGCTCGTGGCGAGCTGTGGAAGGCGAGCCGCACGCCGGACGGGCCGGGCACCGTGCACCTGTCGTACCGGCAGCCGGCGGTGACGGCGACCGGGTACGGGCCGGGCGCCGGCTGGCTGCTGGAGCGCGCGGATGCGCTGGCCGGGCTGCGCGACGACCCGGCCGGGTTCCTGCCGCTGGCCCGGCAGCATCCGGTGGTCGCCGTGCTCGCCGACGGGATGCCGGGGCTGCGGCTGGCCCGGACCGAGCGGGTGTTCGACGAGCTGGTCCGGGTGGTGCTGGCGCAGAAGGTGACCACCATCGAGGCGACCCGGTCGTACGCGGCGCTGGTCCGGCGGTTCGGTGAGCCGGCGCCGGGGCCGGTGCCGTTGCTGCTGCCGCCGGCCGCCGAGACGATCGCCGCGGCGCCGTACTGGATGTTCCACCCGCTCGGGATCGAGCAGCGCCGGGCCGACACGCTGCGCCGGCTCGCCGCGGTCGCCGACCGGCTGGAGTGCACCGTGCACGAGCCGCCGGACCAGGCCCGCAGGCTGCTGATGACCCGCCCCGGGGTCGGCCCGTGGACCGCCGCCGAGGTGGCGGCGGTGGCGTACGGCGACCCGGACGCGGTCAGCGTCGGCGACTACCACGTGCCCCACCAGGTGGCGTACGCGCTGGCCGGCGAGCAGCGCGGCACCGACCAGCGGATGCTGGAGCTGCTCGCCCCGTTCGGCGGGCACCGGGCCCGGGTGATCCGGCTGGTGGTGCACGCCGGGGTGCAGGAGCCACGCCGCGCGCCGCGGGCAGCGCTGCGCTCCTTCGCCCGGTTCTGA
- a CDS encoding SseB family protein, protein MAEFEPVNDLERQMREALAAGDQEQYLRLLSGAELVLPVGDDDRTVWPTMVADERTFVAAYTSPAAMAVSTVGQYEQGRPVRFRDLVDQWPDPGWSLVVDPGLVLAAHLPASLIRQIAGGEFGVTEPEPPADEPAHDPWAPAAARDWPPNAEPAEDEHDETTVPTVMQKAVPPNQVRFYLDKGYDWVAGYVHRWQDTAELETVPDIVRNLGLGYPGSPFAVTDESLFLLRWTAYRAELYRPPLGATDDERLAEVPGGWVVEHPPFAGDGQVAGSRLTIPEYKIHSMRLPHQAEMWRIDAAGEHTFVAVYDADERRWLVNRELVGEQ, encoded by the coding sequence TGAACGACCTGGAACGGCAGATGCGAGAGGCGCTCGCCGCCGGCGACCAGGAGCAGTACCTGCGGCTGCTGTCCGGCGCCGAGTTGGTGCTGCCGGTCGGCGACGACGACCGGACGGTGTGGCCGACGATGGTCGCCGACGAGCGCACGTTCGTCGCCGCGTACACCTCGCCGGCGGCGATGGCGGTCTCCACCGTCGGCCAGTACGAGCAGGGGCGGCCGGTGCGGTTCCGCGACCTGGTCGACCAGTGGCCCGACCCGGGCTGGTCGCTGGTGGTCGACCCGGGGCTGGTGCTCGCCGCGCACCTGCCGGCGAGCCTGATCCGGCAGATCGCCGGCGGGGAGTTCGGCGTCACCGAGCCGGAGCCACCGGCCGACGAGCCGGCCCACGATCCGTGGGCGCCGGCGGCGGCGCGCGACTGGCCGCCGAACGCCGAGCCGGCCGAGGACGAGCACGACGAGACGACGGTGCCGACCGTGATGCAGAAGGCGGTGCCGCCCAACCAGGTCCGGTTCTACCTGGACAAGGGGTACGACTGGGTGGCCGGCTACGTGCACCGCTGGCAGGACACCGCCGAGTTGGAGACCGTCCCGGACATCGTGCGCAACCTGGGCCTGGGATACCCGGGTTCGCCGTTCGCGGTGACCGACGAGTCGCTGTTCCTGCTGCGCTGGACCGCGTACCGGGCCGAGCTGTACCGCCCGCCGCTCGGCGCGACCGACGACGAGCGGCTCGCCGAGGTGCCGGGCGGCTGGGTGGTGGAGCATCCGCCGTTCGCCGGCGACGGGCAGGTCGCCGGGTCCCGGCTGACCATCCCCGAGTACAAGATCCACAGCATGCGGCTGCCGCACCAGGCGGAGATGTGGCGCATCGACGCCGCCGGCGAACACACCTTCGTCGCGGTGTACGACGCGGACGAGCGGCGCTGGCTGGTCAACCGTGAACTGGTGGGGGAGCAGTGA